The Nitrospirota bacterium genome has a window encoding:
- a CDS encoding tetratricopeptide repeat protein, with protein sequence MKNSRSGRRGAALAALIPVLALILFIASLIPLGARVLGWYSFREQNEKALTAAVRWDSGNASYHYLLGKYYHINLDSPDMQKAIEAYQESLRRTPLQPGAWIDLSKAYQLNGQMPEAEHALERAVKLNPNNPSLLWEAGTFWLMNNMTEKAVAVLKQYLLLEPAMQTMVYDLCWKLKLENSFIIGNIVPQSYPYQSGYLSYLISTKKAAESAEAWKTLDPNSIEKKDFIAYTNFLIEQGLYAEAETIWNEVTAKIEGMHGREVNSILWNHGFESEPLNGGFDWKITEGQGANVFIDDSIKMTGTRSLGIVFDGQHNPDITIARQVVPITPGIHYVLRTYIKTDGITTKNGIFIQIQGHNCTGLEARTDSVVGSGYWKEVTVNFEMPASCSAAIVKIRRERSQKLDNKIEGTAWIDGIILKPQTAIQTSSSKKHTK encoded by the coding sequence ATGAAAAATAGCCGATCGGGCAGGAGAGGAGCCGCCCTGGCAGCTCTTATCCCTGTTTTGGCGCTTATCCTTTTCATCGCCTCTCTCATCCCCCTTGGCGCCAGGGTCCTTGGCTGGTATTCCTTCAGAGAACAGAACGAGAAGGCACTGACAGCAGCGGTCCGCTGGGATAGCGGGAACGCATCGTATCACTACCTCCTCGGGAAATACTACCACATAAACCTGGACAGCCCTGACATGCAGAAAGCGATCGAAGCATACCAGGAGTCACTCAGACGAACTCCCCTGCAGCCCGGCGCATGGATCGACCTTTCAAAGGCGTACCAGCTGAACGGTCAGATGCCAGAGGCTGAGCATGCCCTCGAGAGGGCGGTAAAGCTGAATCCCAACAACCCCTCGCTCCTCTGGGAAGCAGGGACATTCTGGCTCATGAACAACATGACAGAAAAGGCAGTTGCCGTGCTGAAGCAGTATCTCCTCCTTGAGCCTGCGATGCAGACAATGGTCTATGATCTTTGCTGGAAGCTCAAACTCGAAAACAGTTTTATTATCGGCAATATTGTTCCGCAGTCCTACCCGTATCAATCGGGGTATCTGTCATATCTTATCTCAACAAAGAAGGCCGCAGAATCAGCAGAGGCATGGAAGACGCTCGATCCAAACAGCATCGAGAAGAAGGACTTCATAGCATATACCAACTTCCTGATCGAACAGGGCCTTTACGCAGAGGCAGAAACGATCTGGAATGAGGTCACGGCAAAGATCGAGGGCATGCATGGACGCGAAGTGAACTCAATCCTCTGGAATCACGGCTTTGAAAGCGAGCCCCTCAACGGAGGGTTTGACTGGAAGATAACCGAAGGCCAGGGCGCCAATGTCTTTATCGACGATTCGATCAAGATGACGGGCACCCGTTCCCTCGGCATTGTTTTCGACGGTCAGCATAATCCTGATATAACCATTGCCCGGCAGGTCGTGCCAATCACTCCTGGAATACATTACGTGCTCAGGACCTATATCAAGACCGATGGCATCACCACAAAAAACGGCATTTTTATACAGATACAGGGGCATAACTGCACCGGTCTTGAGGCCCGGACAGACAGTGTCGTTGGCAGCGGATACTGGAAAGAAGTGACCGTGAATTTCGAAATGCCTGCTTCATGCAGTGCAGCGATCGTAAAAATACGGAGAGAGAGGTCTCAAAAGCTTGACAATAAGATCGAGGGAACGGCATGGATAGACGGGATAATCCTGAAACCCCAAACAGCCATTCAGACGAGCAGCTCCAAAAAGCATACGAAGTAA
- a CDS encoding DnaJ domain-containing protein, which produces MDRRDNPETPNSHSDEQLQKAYEVISLSYKGDEPERLYREAITCFDSLIEISHGNETIREFAQRRSIDMKYLVDGASFVISKMHFNPENNYYITLGLPQHATPEELSKRWKKFMLLYHPDKQPGNEEWVSERAKKVNEAYTALKDETKRAEYDRRLTEQMLNQKFPSGPSHGTAHHRRPRETFSRRRSSESSSGWSSIRPYMTKILLALYILIALAVFGFIYIQNRSAHLEAELAPEPPKAGSSEKTQTLAAVAPNTAAVEQNTPKIMQAGPAEHRKDPVQIPQGSGSASASDSPLQTIKSWFQPNEKKQAREKAQPQAKDTVREANAALPGKNANRAQNHEGLPIIAPLKPSNGEQMRREDTLPQQHSEAPRVSAEPAKPAPEPKQPAVTPPIAEQITRDEVEEFMQRYVRAYTKSDINTFMALFSRAAMENNTLSYNEIRNAYKETFGEKINHYKIINMDIRTDGQTATVSGIYNINRYLSAEDRWVRYSGKIAWKLIRENAQLRIISTNYDK; this is translated from the coding sequence ATGGATAGACGGGATAATCCTGAAACCCCAAACAGCCATTCAGACGAGCAGCTCCAAAAAGCATACGAAGTAATCTCCCTGTCGTATAAGGGTGATGAACCTGAACGCCTGTACCGCGAGGCGATCACGTGCTTTGACAGCCTTATTGAGATCTCCCATGGCAATGAGACGATCAGGGAATTTGCCCAGCGCCGCAGCATTGACATGAAGTACCTCGTTGACGGCGCAAGCTTTGTCATTTCGAAGATGCACTTCAACCCTGAGAACAACTACTATATAACCCTCGGCCTGCCGCAGCATGCAACGCCGGAAGAATTAAGCAAAAGATGGAAGAAGTTCATGCTGCTCTATCATCCGGATAAGCAGCCGGGCAATGAAGAATGGGTTTCGGAGCGGGCAAAAAAAGTCAATGAGGCATATACAGCGCTCAAGGACGAGACAAAGCGGGCAGAATATGACCGCAGGCTGACAGAGCAGATGCTGAACCAGAAATTCCCCTCCGGTCCTTCTCATGGCACTGCGCATCACCGCCGGCCGCGTGAAACGTTCAGCAGACGCAGAAGCAGTGAATCGTCCTCAGGATGGAGCAGCATCCGTCCTTACATGACGAAGATCCTGCTTGCCCTCTATATCCTCATTGCGCTGGCCGTCTTCGGATTTATATACATCCAGAACAGATCAGCACATCTTGAAGCAGAGCTTGCGCCGGAACCGCCGAAGGCCGGCAGCAGCGAAAAGACGCAGACCCTCGCAGCTGTTGCGCCAAACACGGCTGCAGTCGAACAGAATACGCCGAAGATCATGCAGGCCGGTCCCGCTGAGCATAGGAAAGACCCTGTTCAGATACCTCAGGGATCAGGATCTGCCTCTGCATCAGACTCCCCTCTGCAGACGATAAAGAGCTGGTTCCAGCCGAACGAAAAGAAGCAGGCGAGGGAAAAGGCTCAGCCTCAGGCCAAAGATACAGTCAGGGAAGCCAACGCAGCGCTGCCCGGGAAAAATGCAAACAGGGCTCAGAACCATGAGGGCCTGCCGATAATAGCCCCTCTCAAGCCTTCAAACGGAGAACAGATGCGCAGAGAAGACACGCTCCCTCAGCAGCATTCCGAGGCTCCGAGAGTTTCGGCTGAACCGGCAAAACCGGCGCCGGAGCCAAAGCAGCCTGCAGTCACTCCACCCATTGCAGAGCAGATCACCAGGGATGAGGTTGAGGAGTTCATGCAGAGATATGTCCGTGCGTACACAAAGAGCGATATCAACACCTTTATGGCGCTCTTCTCACGCGCTGCAATGGAGAACAACACCCTGTCCTATAACGAAATACGGAACGCCTACAAAGAGACCTTCGGCGAAAAGATCAATCACTACAAGATCATCAATATGGATATCAGGACAGACGGCCAGACAGCAACCGTGTCCGGCATCTATAATATCAACAGATACCTATCCGCAGAAGACCGGTGGGTCAGATACAGCGGAAAGATCGCATGGAAGCTGATCAGGGAAAACGCTCAGCTCAGGATCATCAGCACGAACTATGATAAATAA
- a CDS encoding DUF192 domain-containing protein, translating into MRRCDASLMRSRFHPFTLLRFHAFTLSRLHPFTLLRFHASTLSRFHAFTHSLITHHLLRITVIYALCSLTVLTFGADISAGEKTALKKVTIREQPGSTRDIVKGKAGKSFLVEVIKDMQGLKKGLSQRKSMPEENGMLFVLDIAQEHAFWMKGMKFPLDIIFIGPDMQITEILEDLQPCEKCPVYFPMKRPAYALELNAGLARKHRLSVGDTLVIEK; encoded by the coding sequence ATGCGTAGATGCGACGCTTCGCTTATGCGTTCACGCTTCCACCCATTCACGCTTCTACGCTTTCACGCCTTCACGCTTTCACGCCTTCACCCATTCACGCTTCTACGCTTTCACGCTTCTACGCTTTCACGCTTTCACGCTTTCACCCATTCACTCATCACTCATCACTTATTACGCATTACCGTCATTTACGCTCTCTGCTCTCTAACCGTTCTGACGTTTGGCGCTGATATTTCGGCTGGAGAAAAAACAGCTCTGAAAAAAGTGACCATCCGCGAACAGCCCGGATCAACTCGTGACATTGTCAAGGGAAAAGCCGGGAAGTCCTTCCTCGTTGAGGTGATAAAGGATATGCAGGGCCTGAAAAAAGGCCTTTCTCAAAGGAAGAGCATGCCTGAAGAGAACGGCATGCTCTTTGTGCTTGATATTGCGCAGGAACACGCCTTCTGGATGAAGGGCATGAAATTCCCCCTCGATATCATCTTCATTGGGCCGGATATGCAGATCACCGAGATCCTCGAAGATCTGCAGCCCTGTGAAAAGTGCCCTGTATATTTCCCGATGAAGCGGCCGGCATATGCCCTTGAGCTCAACGCCGGCCTTGCCCGCAAGCACCGCCTGTCTGTTGGCGACACTCTGGTAATTGAGAAGTGA
- a CDS encoding O-antigen ligase family protein: MINNILAAIIVLAALLFGAVEVWSSAAVMFLVFATGLFWSINSANLKGDLPENTGKLFLTALIFCGYIGLQLIPLPAAVISFIAPATARTRDFYSISGMQFMPLSFDPYLTMHELLKAAAFFMVFFISSIIFRNRERLTKMIIMLTVFGFCLAVFAIVQKATWNDKLYWFRELTAGGTPFGPFVNRNHFAGFIGMLVPLGLGYTLTRESREKLVFFGFLTVIMSLSLFFSLSRGGIVSFFASMALFSILIVIARVQTKKMWAVAAFLIVIAAYLVYLGIDPVINRFYETDITKEQRVIVWQSTLSGFRDFWLTGTGLGTFIDTFHLYSPAPLQSIYDHAHNDYLEYMLETGTIGIALLLTFAGLLLYPFAKADFRGKRGMIRIAVISSVFSIMMHSIFDFNLHILSNMLLFAVVLGMLSSLSISAEEKYHRKKAKGQGLGKDMQENGSKEPATGKREQDTLISDGIEDWEKELHNQ; encoded by the coding sequence ATGATAAATAATATCCTTGCAGCGATAATTGTCCTGGCAGCGCTCCTCTTCGGAGCGGTTGAGGTCTGGTCATCTGCGGCCGTCATGTTCCTTGTCTTTGCCACAGGCCTTTTCTGGTCGATAAACAGTGCGAACCTGAAAGGCGATCTTCCTGAAAATACCGGGAAACTGTTTCTCACTGCCCTCATCTTCTGCGGATATATCGGGCTTCAGCTCATTCCTCTTCCCGCAGCTGTCATCAGTTTCATCGCCCCTGCGACAGCACGGACAAGGGACTTTTACAGCATCTCCGGCATGCAGTTCATGCCGCTCAGCTTTGACCCTTATCTGACCATGCATGAGCTGCTCAAGGCTGCAGCCTTTTTCATGGTCTTTTTCATCTCCTCGATCATCTTCAGGAACAGAGAAAGACTGACAAAGATGATCATCATGCTGACCGTCTTCGGCTTCTGCCTCGCGGTCTTTGCGATCGTGCAGAAAGCGACCTGGAACGATAAGCTCTATTGGTTCAGAGAGCTCACAGCCGGCGGAACACCCTTCGGCCCCTTTGTGAACAGAAACCATTTTGCCGGCTTTATCGGCATGCTCGTCCCCCTCGGGCTCGGCTATACCCTGACCCGGGAGTCCAGGGAAAAGTTGGTCTTCTTCGGGTTTCTGACCGTCATCATGAGCTTATCGCTCTTCTTCTCCCTCTCACGAGGCGGCATTGTCAGCTTCTTTGCAAGCATGGCGCTCTTCAGCATTCTTATCGTGATCGCCAGGGTCCAGACAAAAAAAATGTGGGCAGTTGCCGCCTTTCTGATAGTCATTGCGGCGTATCTCGTTTACCTCGGTATTGACCCGGTCATAAATCGTTTCTATGAGACCGACATCACCAAAGAACAGCGCGTCATTGTCTGGCAGTCAACCCTGTCGGGGTTCAGGGACTTCTGGCTCACCGGAACAGGACTGGGCACCTTTATCGATACATTCCATCTCTATTCCCCTGCTCCGCTCCAGAGCATCTATGACCATGCGCACAATGACTATCTCGAATATATGCTCGAGACCGGGACGATCGGCATAGCACTGCTTCTCACCTTTGCCGGCCTTCTCCTCTACCCCTTTGCAAAAGCGGATTTCCGGGGGAAAAGAGGCATGATACGGATCGCCGTCATCTCGTCGGTCTTTTCGATAATGATGCACAGCATCTTTGATTTCAACCTCCATATCCTTTCGAACATGCTGCTCTTCGCAGTCGTGCTCGGCATGCTCTCCTCCCTCTCGATAAGCGCGGAAGAGAAATACCATAGAAAAAAGGCGAAAGGTCAAGGCTTGGGGAAAGATATGCAGGAAAACGGCAGCAAAGAACCGGCAACCGGCAAAAGAGAACAGGACACGTTAATCTCTGATGGAATAGAAGATTGGGAAAAGGAGCTGCATAACCAATAA